In Polyodon spathula isolate WHYD16114869_AA chromosome 27, ASM1765450v1, whole genome shotgun sequence, one DNA window encodes the following:
- the dohh gene encoding deoxyhypusine hydroxylase, which yields MTNDKDIEAVGKTLVDTKQCLKARFRALFTLRNLGGKAAIDWISQAFSDDSALLKHELAFCLGQMQDEYAIPVLIKVLEDTNQEPMVRHEAGEALGAIGNSRVLDVLKRYSEDPVIEVAETCQLALSRIEWLNSASEQCGDENPYLSVDPAPPAQEKDVQKLRARLLSEALPLFERYRAMFALRNLGTEEAVLSLADGLQCGSALFRHEIGYVLGQMQHEASVPHLSAALARQEENAMVRHECAEALGSIGKESCLQALRTFLGDEERVVQESCEVALDMHEYENSDQFQYADGILKLQGAQ from the exons GACCAATGACAAGGACATTGAAGCCGTTGGCAAAACGCTGGTGGACACGAAGCAGTGTCTGAAAGCTCGTTTTCGGGCGCTCTTCACCCTGAGGAACCTCGGGGGCAAGGCAGCCATAGACTGGATAAGCCAGGCGTTCAGTGACGACTCGGCTCTCCTGAAACATGAGCTGGCTTTCTGCTTGGGGCAGATGCAGGATGAGTATGCAATTCCAGTCCTGATCAAAGTGCTTGAAGATACAAACCAAGAGCCAATGGTTAGACACGAAGCAG GGGAGGCATTAGGAGCCATTGGAAACTCCAGAGTGCTGGATGTACTGAAGCGCTACTCTGAGGATCCGGTGATAGAG GTTGCCGAGACCTGTCAGTTGGCGCTGAGTAGAATTGAGTGGCTGAACAGTGCTTCGGAGCAGTGTGGAGATGAGAACCCGTATTTGTCTGTGGACCCCGCACCGCCGGCCCAGGAGAAGGACGTCCAGAAGCTGAGAGCCAGGCTCCTGAGCGAGGCCTTGCCTCTGTTTGAGCGCTACCGCGCCATGTTCGCCCTCCGGAACCTGGGCACGGAGGAGGCTGTGCTCTCCCTGGCAGACG GTCTGCAGTGTGGCAGCGCCCTGTTCCGCCACGAGATCGGTTATGTCCTGGGGCAGATGCAGCACGAGGCCAGCGTGCCCCACCTGAGCGCGGCTCTGGCCAGGCAGGAGGAGAACGCCATGGTGAGGCACGAGTGCGCGGAGGCTCTGGGCTCCATCGGAAAGGAGTCCTGTCTGCAGGCACTGCGAACCTTCCTGGGTGACGAGGAGAGGGTGGTGCAGGAGAGCTGTGAGGTGGCACTCGACATGCATGAGTATGAGAACAGTGACCAGTTCCAGTATGCAGACGGGATACTCAAACTGCAGGGGGCGCAATAG